The following are from one region of the Aquirufa lenticrescens genome:
- the frr gene encoding ribosome recycling factor: MEEIEFYIDAAVETMDGAIKHLNIELSKIRAGKAHTSMLDGLTIDYYGMQTPISGAASVTTPDARTIAIKPFEKGIFAEIEKSIRNSSLGLNPMNDGEIIRLSIPPLTEERRRDLVKRVKQEIEVAKINIRNARQDGNNSIKKLKGDGVSEDAIKDAEDKIQKKTDAYIAKIDQVFVEKEKDIMSV, translated from the coding sequence ATGGAAGAAATCGAATTCTATATTGACGCAGCTGTCGAAACCATGGACGGTGCGATCAAGCACTTAAACATTGAATTGTCTAAAATTAGAGCAGGGAAAGCACATACTTCGATGTTAGATGGCTTAACCATCGATTATTATGGTATGCAAACGCCTATCTCGGGGGCTGCTTCTGTGACCACGCCCGATGCGCGCACGATTGCGATTAAACCATTTGAGAAAGGAATTTTCGCAGAAATCGAGAAGTCTATTCGTAATTCAAGTCTAGGTTTGAATCCAATGAATGATGGTGAAATTATTCGCTTATCGATTCCTCCATTGACAGAAGAGCGTCGCCGTGATTTAGTCAAGCGTGTGAAACAAGAAATCGAAGTGGCTAAGATTAATATCCGCAATGCACGTCAAGACGGAAATAATAGCATCAAGAAACTAAAAGGAGATGGTGTGTCTGAAGATGCCATCAAAGATGCTGAAGACAAAATCCAAAAGAAAACAGATGCCTACATCGCCAAGATCGACCAGGTCTTCGTCGAAAAGGAAAAAGACATCATGTCGGTATAA
- the pyrH gene encoding UMP kinase produces the protein MKEPKYKRILLKLSGESLSTDGEVIDPTILGQYAAEIKKVHDLGVEVAIVIGGGNIFRGASAAKAGIDRVQGDYMGMLATVINGMAVQASLEKQGLYTRMMTAIKVEAVCEPFIRRRAMRHLEKGRIVIFGAGTGNPYFTTDSTASLRAIEIEADVVLKGTRVDGVYTADPEKDASATRYTNLSFTEAISKGLKIMDTTAFTLCQENNVPIIVFDMNKEGNLAALVSGEDVGTLIS, from the coding sequence ATGAAAGAACCTAAATACAAACGCATTTTATTAAAACTTTCAGGCGAATCTCTTTCGACAGATGGAGAGGTCATTGACCCAACCATTCTTGGTCAATATGCCGCTGAAATTAAAAAAGTGCATGATTTAGGCGTTGAAGTAGCGATCGTTATTGGTGGAGGAAACATCTTCCGTGGTGCAAGTGCAGCAAAAGCTGGCATTGACCGCGTTCAAGGCGATTATATGGGCATGTTAGCGACCGTAATTAACGGGATGGCGGTACAAGCTTCTTTGGAAAAACAAGGTTTGTACACGCGGATGATGACAGCCATTAAAGTAGAAGCGGTTTGCGAACCATTCATTCGCCGTCGTGCGATGCGTCACTTAGAAAAAGGGCGTATTGTTATCTTTGGAGCAGGAACTGGTAACCCGTATTTCACCACTGATTCGACAGCCTCTTTACGTGCGATTGAAATCGAAGCAGATGTCGTTTTAAAAGGAACCCGTGTAGATGGTGTTTATACCGCTGACCCAGAAAAAGATGCCTCAGCAACTCGCTATACAAACTTGAGTTTCACTGAAGCGATTTCGAAAGGCTTGAAAATTATGGATACCACGGCATTCACTTTATGCCAAGAAAATAACGTTCCCATCATCGTATTCGACATGAATAAAGAAGGGAATTTAGCCGCCTTAGTATCGGGTGAGGATGTTGGAACATTAATTAGTTAA
- a CDS encoding fatty acid desaturase: MNKVSKFQGIIWAAVLITLWCANLAYWIDADFSWSNPWIYVAVLIQTHLYTGLFITSHDAIHGVVYTENPRINHAIGRFCTILFAFNDYSTLRAKHHLHHAHVNTDSDPDVHQGPFLFWWFQFIWQYVTWKQVLAMAITYNILKIWFPMWNLILFWEVPAILSTLQLFIFGTYLPHRGEHAADNKQQSRSQGKNHIWAFISCYFFGYHYEHHAHPYLPWYKLPKAKDESLA, translated from the coding sequence ATGAACAAAGTAAGTAAATTTCAGGGAATTATTTGGGCTGCGGTATTGATAACGCTGTGGTGCGCGAATTTAGCCTATTGGATAGACGCTGATTTCAGCTGGTCAAATCCTTGGATCTATGTCGCGGTATTAATCCAGACCCACCTTTACACGGGTTTATTCATCACCTCACACGATGCCATTCACGGTGTTGTTTATACGGAGAACCCTCGTATAAATCACGCCATCGGACGTTTCTGTACCATCCTTTTTGCCTTTAACGATTACAGCACTTTACGTGCCAAACACCATTTGCATCATGCCCACGTTAATACGGATTCCGATCCAGACGTACACCAAGGGCCTTTCTTGTTTTGGTGGTTCCAATTCATTTGGCAATATGTCACCTGGAAACAAGTATTGGCGATGGCGATCACGTATAATATTCTGAAAATCTGGTTTCCGATGTGGAACTTGATTTTATTTTGGGAAGTACCTGCCATTTTGAGTACCCTGCAATTATTTATTTTCGGGACCTACCTGCCGCATCGGGGTGAACACGCAGCGGATAATAAGCAACAGTCGAGAAGTCAGGGAAAAAACCATATTTGGGCGTTTATTTCTTGCTACTTTTTTGGCTATCATTATGAACACCATGCGCATCCCTATTTGCCTTGGTATAAATTACCCAAAGCCAAGGACGAAAGCCTTGCCTAG
- a CDS encoding family 43 glycosylhydrolase, producing the protein MKIVPALLLFILSFAFSAGAQTALSSAQSTYCNPMNLDYGFTPIPNFSEQGRHRATADPVISYFKDKYYLFSTNQWGYWWSKDMLKWNFVSRRFLQPYHKVYDELCAPATLTLGDSLLVIGSTYAKDFTLWYSQKPETDTWKEAVHAFTAGAWDPAFFLDDDNRLYLYHGSSNFYPMYGQELDRKTLQPIGERKDLIKLNDELHGWERFGEYQDNTFLKPFMEGAWMNKYKGKYYLQYGAPGTEFSAYGDGVYTSDHPMGPFTYQAHNPFSFKPGGFTRGAGHGATFEGQYGNWWHVSTITIAVKNSFERRLGLWPTYFDQDGIMFTNTAYGDYPHYMPMKKVDKPSELFTGWMLLNYNKPVRVSSSLPGYSANFAVDEQMKTYWSAASSKKGEWIETDLGEVSTLKALQLNYADQDVDSSFLGKMNGIYHQYQVLGSKDGQKWELIIDKSTNKTDIPHDYVELKKPVEVRYLKLVNHHMAAGKFAISGIRAFGFGHGQKPGVIKDLLVLRGEHDSRSAWLKWGHKPNATGYVIYSGIAPDKMYTSVQVFGANEYYFKSMDRGKTYYFQIEAFNENGIGERGPIIESKSSL; encoded by the coding sequence ATGAAAATTGTTCCAGCATTGTTGCTTTTTATTTTGTCTTTTGCTTTTTCAGCCGGCGCGCAAACCGCTTTATCATCAGCACAATCCACCTATTGCAATCCGATGAACTTGGATTATGGATTTACACCCATTCCTAATTTTTCGGAACAAGGACGTCACAGGGCTACTGCTGATCCGGTGATTTCGTATTTCAAAGACAAGTATTATTTGTTTTCAACGAACCAATGGGGCTATTGGTGGAGTAAGGATATGTTGAAATGGAACTTTGTATCCCGCCGATTTCTGCAACCTTACCACAAAGTGTATGATGAATTGTGTGCACCTGCGACGCTTACTTTAGGCGACAGTTTGTTAGTGATTGGTTCCACGTATGCAAAGGATTTTACGCTTTGGTATTCCCAAAAACCGGAAACCGATACCTGGAAAGAGGCAGTTCATGCCTTTACAGCTGGTGCCTGGGATCCCGCTTTCTTTTTAGATGACGATAACCGGCTGTATTTATACCACGGTTCAAGTAATTTTTATCCGATGTACGGGCAGGAATTGGATCGCAAGACCTTGCAGCCCATCGGGGAGCGTAAAGATTTGATCAAGCTGAATGATGAGCTACATGGCTGGGAGCGTTTTGGGGAATACCAGGATAATACCTTCTTGAAGCCTTTTATGGAGGGAGCTTGGATGAATAAATACAAGGGAAAATACTATTTACAATATGGGGCGCCTGGAACGGAATTTTCGGCTTATGGCGATGGTGTTTACACGTCGGATCATCCGATGGGACCGTTTACCTACCAAGCGCACAATCCGTTTTCGTTTAAGCCCGGTGGATTTACGCGCGGTGCGGGTCATGGGGCTACTTTTGAGGGCCAATATGGCAATTGGTGGCATGTTTCTACGATTACCATTGCGGTGAAGAATAGTTTTGAGCGTCGTCTGGGACTTTGGCCTACGTATTTTGATCAAGATGGAATTATGTTTACTAATACGGCTTATGGAGATTATCCGCATTATATGCCCATGAAAAAAGTAGACAAGCCGTCAGAATTATTTACGGGTTGGATGCTGTTGAATTACAATAAACCGGTGAGAGTCTCTTCGAGTTTGCCGGGTTATTCTGCGAATTTTGCGGTAGACGAGCAAATGAAAACCTATTGGTCTGCGGCCTCTTCGAAAAAAGGGGAGTGGATTGAGACCGATTTAGGGGAGGTTTCTACGTTAAAAGCCTTGCAATTGAATTATGCGGATCAAGATGTGGATTCGAGTTTCCTGGGGAAGATGAATGGTATCTACCACCAGTACCAAGTGTTAGGTAGCAAGGATGGTCAGAAATGGGAGTTGATTATTGATAAGTCTACAAACAAAACAGACATTCCGCACGATTATGTCGAATTAAAGAAGCCAGTGGAAGTGCGTTACCTTAAACTGGTAAATCACCACATGGCGGCGGGAAAATTTGCAATTTCGGGTATTCGCGCTTTCGGTTTTGGTCATGGCCAAAAGCCAGGTGTCATCAAGGATCTATTGGTTTTGCGCGGCGAACATGATTCGCGCAGTGCCTGGTTAAAATGGGGGCATAAGCCTAATGCGACGGGTTATGTCATTTATTCAGGTATTGCGCCAGATAAAATGTATACCTCGGTGCAGGTTTTTGGGGCGAACGAATATTATTTCAAATCCATGGACCGTGGCAAGACCTATTATTTCCAAATCGAAGCCTTCAACGAGAATGGTATTGGAGAACGCGGGCCTATTATCGAGTCAAAATCAAGCCTTTGA
- a CDS encoding DMT family transporter, giving the protein MENKQKSPVLLVILAFTALSLIWGSSFILVKKSLVYYSSPQVGALRIFAAFIFFIPVFLKQRHEVKKEHWKSFFLAGLTGNLIPAILFSIAGKHLTSALSGMLNAFTPLFTLIVGILLFKQGFQWRQMLGIVLGIAGCFGLIVGGEGFNIDFNYHALWVVLATFLYGFNLHIVKTKLSGLNPFTSTAGIFMAIGPLSLILLASTGFFSQAIEWWPFLAACSLGVFGSAIAMVLFNQLIKWTNAIVASSVTYIIPIVAVGWGVFDGEQVYLSQVIAMIVLLIGVYEINRSKA; this is encoded by the coding sequence ATGGAAAACAAGCAAAAATCCCCCGTATTACTCGTTATTTTGGCCTTTACAGCCCTTTCTTTGATCTGGGGAAGCTCATTTATTTTAGTCAAGAAAAGCTTAGTCTATTACAGTTCTCCACAAGTGGGTGCATTGCGTATTTTTGCGGCCTTCATTTTTTTTATCCCAGTCTTTTTGAAACAAAGACATGAGGTGAAAAAAGAGCACTGGAAAAGCTTTTTTTTAGCCGGTTTAACCGGAAATTTAATCCCTGCTATTCTGTTTTCTATTGCCGGAAAGCATTTGACATCGGCCTTATCTGGTATGTTAAACGCCTTCACTCCACTGTTTACCTTGATCGTGGGAATTCTTTTATTTAAACAAGGTTTTCAATGGCGTCAAATGCTCGGTATCGTTCTTGGAATTGCCGGTTGTTTTGGATTGATTGTAGGTGGAGAAGGATTCAATATTGATTTTAATTATCATGCACTTTGGGTGGTGTTAGCCACTTTCTTGTACGGTTTTAATCTGCATATCGTGAAGACCAAATTATCCGGTTTAAATCCCTTCACGTCAACTGCGGGCATCTTTATGGCGATCGGTCCGCTTTCGTTAATTCTATTAGCCTCCACTGGATTCTTTTCGCAAGCAATTGAATGGTGGCCATTTTTAGCCGCTTGTTCTTTAGGTGTTTTCGGCTCTGCGATCGCCATGGTGTTATTCAACCAACTCATCAAATGGACGAACGCGATTGTGGCCAGTTCTGTGACCTACATCATTCCAATTGTAGCCGTAGGTTGGGGCGTATTCGATGGAGAACAAGTATACCTTTCGCAAGTGATTGCGATGATCGTCTTGTTAATCGGGGTATACGAAATCAACCGATCAAAGGCTTGA
- the dusB gene encoding tRNA dihydrouridine synthase DusB, translated as MVKIGNIELGSFPLLLAPMEDVSDPPFRAVCKANGADLMYTEFISSEGLIRDAAKSVQKLDIFEYERPIGIQLFGSSIETMASCAEIATKAGPDLIDINYGCPVKQVACKGAGAALLQDIPKMVAMTKAVVDATHLPVTVKTRLGWDDSTKNIEDVAERLQDIGIQALTIHGRTRVQMYKGAADWELISKVKNNPRIKIPIFGNGDIDSPEKAKEYRDRYEVDGIMIGRASIGYPWIFNEIKHYLATGEHLAPPTLQQRLQVCLDHLDFSIRWKGNHGGIVEMRRHYANYFRGMDHFKPFRTRLVTTYDFEEIKEILNEISAHYAGEPLHA; from the coding sequence ATGGTAAAGATAGGTAACATCGAGCTCGGCTCATTCCCATTGCTTTTAGCCCCTATGGAGGACGTCTCAGATCCGCCTTTCCGCGCGGTCTGCAAGGCGAATGGCGCTGATTTGATGTATACGGAATTTATTTCCTCTGAAGGACTGATTCGCGATGCCGCAAAAAGCGTTCAAAAACTCGATATTTTTGAATACGAGCGTCCGATTGGAATTCAACTTTTTGGTAGTTCCATCGAAACAATGGCTTCTTGTGCTGAAATCGCCACGAAAGCCGGTCCAGATTTAATTGACATTAATTACGGTTGCCCAGTGAAACAAGTGGCCTGTAAAGGTGCTGGGGCCGCTTTATTACAAGATATTCCTAAAATGGTAGCGATGACCAAAGCCGTAGTCGATGCCACTCACTTACCGGTGACGGTTAAAACCCGCTTAGGCTGGGATGACTCCACGAAAAACATCGAAGATGTAGCCGAAAGACTTCAGGATATCGGGATTCAAGCCTTAACTATTCACGGAAGAACGCGTGTACAGATGTATAAAGGCGCGGCAGATTGGGAATTGATCTCGAAAGTGAAGAATAACCCAAGGATAAAAATACCTATTTTCGGCAATGGCGATATCGATTCGCCTGAGAAAGCCAAAGAATACCGTGATCGATACGAAGTGGATGGAATTATGATCGGACGCGCATCCATCGGCTATCCTTGGATTTTCAATGAGATCAAACATTATTTAGCGACAGGAGAGCATTTAGCCCCTCCTACCCTACAACAACGCTTACAAGTTTGCCTCGATCACCTCGACTTCTCGATCCGCTGGAAAGGAAATCATGGGGGAATCGTCGAAATGCGCCGTCATTACGCGAATTATTTCCGCGGAATGGATCATTTCAAACCTTTCAGAACCCGTTTAGTGACCACCTATGATTTTGAAGAAATCAAAGAAATTCTAAACGAAATCTCAGCGCATTACGCTGGAGAACCTTTACACGCCTAA
- a CDS encoding CPBP family intramembrane glutamic endopeptidase, with translation MVDNNFQGPERYIGLLSKTLILFGFFLLGGFIGQFIGLLSVVLIVGFPTQDVNQFQKSVLDFMAHPQNYEGAFRAMMALQWFSALFTFVASSWAYLRWSEKRDLNSLSSNSSPDYRVFLWSIITILVGMPLLEYIIQWNESLVLPAGFEETEKWMRASETQLAELTKFLIDFHSPMDFAIGLAVIAGLAALGEELFFRGVLQSLFERYTGNHHVAIWVSAGIFSFIHFQFFGFFPRLFLGAFFGYLYVWNRNIWIPIVAHLFNNGWTLTMQYMYQQKQIAVNPEKLGEITPWWSVVISLALVVFYIRRLYTYRLEK, from the coding sequence ATGGTAGATAACAATTTTCAAGGGCCCGAACGTTACATCGGATTACTATCCAAAACCCTAATTTTATTTGGATTTTTCCTTTTAGGGGGCTTCATAGGTCAATTTATTGGTTTATTATCGGTTGTTTTAATTGTCGGATTTCCCACACAGGATGTAAATCAATTCCAAAAATCGGTTTTGGATTTTATGGCTCATCCCCAAAACTATGAAGGAGCCTTCCGTGCGATGATGGCTTTGCAGTGGTTTTCCGCTTTATTTACTTTCGTAGCTAGTTCTTGGGCCTATTTGCGTTGGTCAGAGAAGCGTGATTTAAATTCCCTTTCTAGCAATTCTAGCCCTGATTATCGAGTCTTTTTATGGTCAATCATCACTATTTTAGTGGGAATGCCACTTTTAGAATACATCATCCAGTGGAATGAATCTTTAGTATTGCCTGCAGGATTTGAAGAGACAGAGAAATGGATGCGTGCCTCAGAAACGCAATTAGCCGAATTGACGAAGTTTTTAATCGATTTTCATAGTCCGATGGACTTTGCTATTGGTTTAGCGGTCATCGCTGGATTAGCTGCTCTAGGGGAGGAATTGTTCTTTAGAGGTGTTTTGCAATCGCTTTTTGAGCGGTATACGGGTAATCACCATGTGGCGATTTGGGTTTCTGCGGGGATTTTTAGTTTTATTCACTTTCAGTTTTTTGGCTTTTTTCCGCGCTTATTTTTAGGGGCCTTTTTTGGATATTTATATGTCTGGAACCGCAATATTTGGATTCCGATTGTGGCCCATCTATTCAATAACGGTTGGACACTGACGATGCAGTATATGTACCAGCAGAAACAAATTGCAGTAAATCCGGAGAAATTAGGAGAAATTACGCCTTGGTGGTCAGTGGTTATTTCTTTGGCCTTAGTAGTGTTTTATATACGTCGGCTTTATACATACCGATTAGAAAAATAA
- a CDS encoding phosphatidate cytidylyltransferase — translation MMGLREMSNLQQRVIAAIIAVPFLLFCVLFSDYTFLGLFLLIGVAAQLEFYKLVGSISDNLPLTFYGTFCGVVLHLLTFFIEKGEIAYSNYYILSPLLALIFFIKLYNAKDEKPFKNIAYTFLGIIYVALPFALLTVLAFLKNETYDPQIILGCLFLLWASDSGAYFAGTKFGKTKLFERVSPKKSWEGSIGGLIAAMIVAYVLSIYYTNYESWQWFGIGIIIVVAGTYGDLVESLFKRSINIKDSADTIPGHGGFLDRFDGLLLSIPFIITFLKLFPKL, via the coding sequence ATGATGGGATTAAGAGAGATGTCTAATTTGCAACAGCGTGTGATCGCAGCTATTATTGCGGTGCCGTTTTTGCTTTTCTGTGTGTTGTTTAGCGATTACACTTTTTTAGGTTTGTTCCTATTAATCGGTGTCGCGGCGCAGTTAGAATTTTATAAATTAGTAGGTAGTATCAGCGATAATTTACCCTTAACCTTTTACGGTACCTTTTGTGGCGTGGTGCTCCATCTGTTGACTTTTTTCATTGAAAAGGGGGAGATTGCCTATTCGAATTATTACATATTGTCGCCACTTTTGGCGTTGATTTTCTTCATTAAGTTATACAATGCCAAAGACGAAAAGCCCTTCAAAAACATCGCCTACACCTTCCTAGGTATTATTTATGTGGCTTTGCCTTTTGCCTTATTAACGGTATTGGCCTTTCTTAAAAACGAAACCTACGATCCTCAAATCATTCTGGGTTGCCTTTTCTTATTATGGGCGAGTGATTCTGGAGCGTATTTTGCAGGCACGAAATTTGGTAAAACGAAGCTCTTCGAACGCGTATCCCCTAAAAAATCCTGGGAGGGAAGCATTGGTGGTTTAATAGCCGCTATGATTGTCGCCTATGTTTTATCCATTTATTACACGAATTACGAGTCATGGCAATGGTTTGGAATCGGAATTATCATCGTGGTGGCTGGTACATACGGGGACCTAGTTGAATCCTTGTTCAAGCGAAGCATCAATATCAAAGACTCTGCGGATACGATTCCTGGTCACGGCGGATTCTTAGATCGTTTTGATGGTCTTTTATTGTCGATACCGTTTATTATCACCTTCTTGAAATTATTTCCAAAACTCTAA
- a CDS encoding carboxypeptidase-like regulatory domain-containing protein, with the protein MKKRVAVRVLGILALCLVSLVSFSQGQDKTVLFQGRVVASSNAEFLPLAYVFNPQAGRGALSDNFGQVDMYVFPGDSLVISYIGYKKKYYIVPRDTELVHQVIIPMEEMTTMLREVKVFPHSSEEEFKKAFLAMQLRDAQQRDNARNNLEQSKLNVFALQAGMGASSNFRNFSDMMISSQANKNFFSDPTLALTNPFAWINFIKSIKNGDLKRKDYKKAYEFLPKENLNRQMFLRSLKSN; encoded by the coding sequence ATGAAAAAACGAGTAGCTGTTCGTGTTTTGGGTATACTGGCTTTGTGTCTAGTATCGCTTGTTTCCTTTTCACAAGGACAAGACAAAACGGTCTTATTTCAGGGCCGAGTGGTGGCTTCATCGAATGCTGAATTCCTTCCCTTAGCGTATGTATTTAATCCTCAAGCGGGACGAGGTGCGTTAAGTGATAATTTTGGCCAGGTAGATATGTATGTTTTTCCCGGCGATAGTTTGGTGATTTCTTACATTGGGTATAAGAAGAAATACTACATTGTGCCACGCGATACGGAATTAGTGCATCAAGTGATTATTCCGATGGAAGAGATGACGACGATGTTACGTGAAGTGAAAGTATTCCCGCATTCCAGCGAAGAAGAGTTTAAAAAGGCATTTTTAGCGATGCAATTGCGGGACGCGCAACAGCGTGATAATGCCAGAAATAACCTAGAACAATCCAAATTAAACGTTTTTGCCTTGCAAGCTGGGATGGGAGCATCTTCAAATTTTAGAAATTTCTCTGACATGATGATTTCGTCTCAGGCCAATAAAAATTTCTTCAGTGATCCTACTCTTGCTTTAACCAATCCATTTGCCTGGATTAATTTTATCAAATCGATAAAGAATGGGGATCTAAAACGCAAGGATTATAAAAAGGCCTATGAGTTCTTGCCCAAGGAGAATTTGAATCGCCAAATGTTCTTACGTAGCTTGAAATCCAATTAA
- the pgeF gene encoding peptidoglycan editing factor PgeF, with product MTPSRFVRPTIFQSIPGLVAGVSTRHGGLSKAPYTSLNLGVHTDDETAVIEQNLSLFCADLGVSPADLARSYQVHGDKIWVTGRAGYQSGFDAMISIQPGVFAGVGIADCTPILLADPVTHVCAAIHAGWKGTVAQIVHKTAKRMIENRGSNPKDILAYIGPCISFAHFEVGDEVAAQFDEAFKSRKGAKWHVDLKAANKTQLQSLGIQQIEVDPACTVENNVDFFSHRTEKGMTGRMLALIGFQAT from the coding sequence ATGACGCCTAGTCGTTTCGTTAGACCCACTATTTTTCAATCTATTCCAGGCCTCGTGGCGGGTGTTAGCACCCGCCACGGCGGCTTAAGTAAAGCGCCTTATACCTCTTTGAATTTAGGTGTCCATACCGATGATGAAACAGCAGTCATCGAACAAAATCTTTCGCTTTTTTGTGCAGATCTAGGCGTGTCCCCTGCTGATTTAGCCCGCTCCTATCAGGTGCACGGCGATAAAATTTGGGTGACTGGTAGAGCCGGATATCAATCCGGATTCGATGCAATGATTTCTATTCAGCCTGGTGTTTTTGCCGGTGTGGGGATTGCGGATTGCACGCCCATTTTACTAGCTGACCCCGTTACGCACGTTTGTGCTGCGATTCATGCCGGCTGGAAAGGCACGGTGGCGCAAATTGTCCATAAAACAGCCAAACGCATGATTGAGAACCGAGGGTCTAACCCAAAGGATATCCTAGCTTACATAGGCCCTTGCATTAGTTTTGCACATTTCGAGGTGGGAGATGAAGTAGCCGCTCAGTTTGATGAGGCCTTTAAATCGCGCAAAGGTGCTAAATGGCATGTGGACTTAAAAGCGGCGAATAAGACACAACTACAATCCCTAGGCATTCAACAAATTGAAGTGGATCCAGCTTGTACGGTGGAAAATAATGTAGACTTCTTCTCTCACAGAACAGAAAAGGGAATGACGGGGAGAATGTTAGCCTTAATTGGATTTCAAGCTACGTAA
- a CDS encoding gluconate 2-dehydrogenase subunit 3 family protein: protein MKRRDYLKNMGLSSLGLAVFNPDEKAIENLNLGKVPVKRPNGRTQDEAEQEAALKAEVFLNAHELATITVLSDIIIPADKKSGSASQSGVTAFIEFIVKDKTEFKTPMRGGLRWLDVESNKRFSKNFIDITPKQRINIVDDIAYPGKTPKHLTQGESFFTLMRNLTATGFYTSKMGIEDLEYKGNTPNQWNGVPDEVLKQYGLSYDA, encoded by the coding sequence ATGAAAAGAAGAGACTATTTAAAAAATATGGGCTTAAGTTCACTGGGCTTAGCCGTTTTCAATCCAGATGAAAAAGCGATTGAGAATTTAAATTTGGGTAAAGTTCCAGTCAAAAGACCGAATGGTCGCACGCAAGATGAGGCAGAACAAGAGGCCGCGCTAAAAGCCGAAGTATTCTTGAACGCGCACGAGTTAGCGACGATCACGGTGTTATCTGACATTATCATTCCAGCAGATAAGAAATCTGGTAGCGCCTCACAATCAGGCGTAACTGCCTTTATCGAGTTCATCGTGAAAGACAAAACGGAATTCAAAACGCCTATGCGCGGTGGATTGCGTTGGTTAGATGTAGAATCAAATAAGCGCTTCTCGAAAAACTTCATCGATATTACGCCCAAACAGCGCATTAACATCGTGGATGATATCGCTTACCCTGGTAAAACGCCTAAGCACCTAACACAAGGAGAATCTTTCTTCACGTTGATGCGAAATTTAACGGCAACTGGCTTTTACACGTCTAAAATGGGTATTGAAGACCTAGAGTACAAAGGAAATACACCTAACCAATGGAATGGTGTTCCGGATGAAGTATTAAAACAATATGGGTTAAGTTATGACGCCTAG